Proteins encoded within one genomic window of Pseudorasbora parva isolate DD20220531a chromosome 3, ASM2467924v1, whole genome shotgun sequence:
- the nsmfb gene encoding NMDA receptor synaptonuclear signaling and neuronal migration factor isoform X3: MMRFLLLPQKLDHLLSDTYIGQDTDSPDISRLNNNNSLQPYSQHALIVKPSQEEVQPGSQSAPLHTSSKRRLSVERSLSSEDQQHQKRAESSLKPARVYTITKERDMLGGQGSEESLELDVLKRTTDPPRTNAPSSLRGSHHRGNSGPTHQHHYGHAPLTQPLQSSGSAHNIRDWGSRRSRSREDCTPDCVACIRPHCQSQRSLDLETSPHGGGKQQKKLERMYSEDRVSSEEREDHGNSWFPKENMFSFQTATTTMQANFRKHLRMVGSRRGKTQTFADRKAKSFSRSWSDPTPVKPDSLHDSRDSGDLQASSGNLDEEDCDDVNWEEERESERAACEDDDFIPPKIMLISSKVPKAEYVPNIIRRDDPSIIPILYDHEHATFDDILEEIEKKLTAYRKGCKIWNMLIFCQGGPGHLYLLKNKVATFAKVEKEEGMIQFWKRLGRFMSLLNPEPNLIHIMGCYVLGNANGEKLFQNLKRLMKPHTIEFKSPLELSAQGKEMIEMYFDFRLYRLWKSRQHSKLLDYDDLL, from the exons ATGATGCGATTTCTTCTGTTGCCGCAAAAGTTAG ATCATTTGCTGTCTGACACCTACATTGGTCAAGACACAGATTCCCCTGACATCAGCCGACTGAACAACAATAACAGCCTCCAGCCATATTCCCAACACGCTCTCATAGTCAAGCCCAGTCAAGAAGAGGTTCAGCCAGGCAGCCAGTCTGCTCCCCTTCATACCAGTTCCAAGCGTCGTCTCTCCGTAGAACGCAGCCTTTCTTCTGAGGACCAGCAGCACCAAAAACGTGCAGAGAGCTCTTTGAAGCCAGCACGTGTCTACACCATTACCAAGGAGCGAGATATGCTCGGGGGCCAGGGAAGCGAGGAGAGCCTGGAGCTAGACGTGCTGAAGAGGACAACAGACCCCCCAAGAACAAATGCTCCCTCCAGTTTACGTGGCAGCCACCATCGTGGAAACAGTGGCCCCACCCACCAGCATCACTATGGCCATGCACCTCTGACCCAACCTTTGCAGAGCTCAGGAAGTGCCCATAACATTCGGGACTGGGGGTCGAGACGAAGCAGGTCTAGAGAGGACTGCACGCCTGATTGTGTTGCCTGTATTCGACCACACTGCCAGAGCCAGCGCTCTCTGGACCTTGAGACATCACCTCACGGTGGTGGCAAACAGCAGAAAAAGCTGGAGAGAATGTACAGCGAGGACCGCGTGTCCTCTGAAGAACGAG AGGATCATGGGAACAGCTGGTTCCCTAAAGAGAACATGTTCAGCTTTCAGACTGCGACCACCACCATGCAAGC AAACTTCCGGAAACATTTGAGGATGGTGGGCAGCAGGAGGGGGAAGACCCAGA CATTTGCTGATCGCAAAGCGAAGAGTTTCAGCCGTTCCTGGAGTGACCCCACACCCGTCAAGCCTGACTCTCTCCATGACTCCAGAGACA GTGGAGACCTCCAGGCGTCGTCTGGCAATCTGGATGAAGAAGACTGTGATGATGTCAACtgggaggaagagagagagtcggaAAGAGCAGCCTGCGAGGACGATGACTTCATCCCACCAAAAATCATG CTAATTTCATCAAAAGTACCAAAGGCAGAGTACGTTCCCAACATCATCCGCCGGGATGACCCCTCAATAATCCCCATTCTCTAT GATCATGAACACGCCACCTTCGATGATATACTAG AAGAGATTGAAAAGAAACTCACCGCCTACAGAAAAGGCTGCAAAATCTGGAACATGCTCATCTTCTGTCAG GGAGGTCCAGGTCATCTCTACCTACTGAAGAACAAAGTGGCCACATTTGCTAAAGTAGAGAAGGAGGAGGGCATGATACA GTTCTGGAAGAGACTCGGCAGATTCATGAGTTTATTAAATCCTGAGCCCAACCTCATTCACATTATGGGCTGCTATGTGCTCGGCAATGCTAATGGAGAAAAG CTTTTTCAAAACCTCAAGAGACTGATGAAACCTCATACTATTGAGTTTAAGTCTCCTCTGGAGCTGTCAGCTCAGG GTAAGGAGATGATCGAAATGTACTTCGACTTCCGCCTCTACCGCTTGTGGAAGAGCCGCCAGCACTCCAAACTTCTCGACTACGATGACCTTCTGTGA
- the nsmfb gene encoding NMDA receptor synaptonuclear signaling and neuronal migration factor isoform X2, whose translation MMRFLLLPQKLARAFGEYLSHTHPENRNGADHLLSDTYIGQDTDSPDISRLNNNNSLQPYSQHALIVKPSQEEVQPGSQSAPLHTSSKRRLSVERSLSSEDQQHQKRAESSLKPARVYTITKERDMLGGQGSEESLELDVLKRTTDPPRTNAPSSLRGSHHRGNSGPTHQHHYGHAPLTQPLQSSGSAHNIRDWGSRRSRSREDCTPDCVACIRPHCQSQRSLDLETSPHGGGKQQKKLERMYSEDRVSSEEREDHGNSWFPKENMFSFQTATTTMQANFRKHLRMVGSRRGKTQTFADRKAKSFSRSWSDPTPVKPDSLHDSRDSGDLQASSGNLDEEDCDDVNWEEERESERAACEDDDFIPPKIMLISSKVPKAEYVPNIIRRDDPSIIPILYDHEHATFDDILEEIEKKLTAYRKGCKIWNMLIFCQGGPGHLYLLKNKVATFAKVEKEEGMIQFWKRLGRFMSLLNPEPNLIHIMGCYVLGNANGEKLFQNLKRLMKPHTIEFKSPLELSAQGKEMIEMYFDFRLYRLWKSRQHSKLLDYDDLL comes from the exons ATGATGCGATTTCTTCTGTTGCCGCAAAAGTTAG CTCGAGCATTTGGAGAGtatctttctcacacacaccctGAGAACCGCAACGGAGCAG ATCATTTGCTGTCTGACACCTACATTGGTCAAGACACAGATTCCCCTGACATCAGCCGACTGAACAACAATAACAGCCTCCAGCCATATTCCCAACACGCTCTCATAGTCAAGCCCAGTCAAGAAGAGGTTCAGCCAGGCAGCCAGTCTGCTCCCCTTCATACCAGTTCCAAGCGTCGTCTCTCCGTAGAACGCAGCCTTTCTTCTGAGGACCAGCAGCACCAAAAACGTGCAGAGAGCTCTTTGAAGCCAGCACGTGTCTACACCATTACCAAGGAGCGAGATATGCTCGGGGGCCAGGGAAGCGAGGAGAGCCTGGAGCTAGACGTGCTGAAGAGGACAACAGACCCCCCAAGAACAAATGCTCCCTCCAGTTTACGTGGCAGCCACCATCGTGGAAACAGTGGCCCCACCCACCAGCATCACTATGGCCATGCACCTCTGACCCAACCTTTGCAGAGCTCAGGAAGTGCCCATAACATTCGGGACTGGGGGTCGAGACGAAGCAGGTCTAGAGAGGACTGCACGCCTGATTGTGTTGCCTGTATTCGACCACACTGCCAGAGCCAGCGCTCTCTGGACCTTGAGACATCACCTCACGGTGGTGGCAAACAGCAGAAAAAGCTGGAGAGAATGTACAGCGAGGACCGCGTGTCCTCTGAAGAACGAG AGGATCATGGGAACAGCTGGTTCCCTAAAGAGAACATGTTCAGCTTTCAGACTGCGACCACCACCATGCAAGC AAACTTCCGGAAACATTTGAGGATGGTGGGCAGCAGGAGGGGGAAGACCCAGA CATTTGCTGATCGCAAAGCGAAGAGTTTCAGCCGTTCCTGGAGTGACCCCACACCCGTCAAGCCTGACTCTCTCCATGACTCCAGAGACA GTGGAGACCTCCAGGCGTCGTCTGGCAATCTGGATGAAGAAGACTGTGATGATGTCAACtgggaggaagagagagagtcggaAAGAGCAGCCTGCGAGGACGATGACTTCATCCCACCAAAAATCATG CTAATTTCATCAAAAGTACCAAAGGCAGAGTACGTTCCCAACATCATCCGCCGGGATGACCCCTCAATAATCCCCATTCTCTAT GATCATGAACACGCCACCTTCGATGATATACTAG AAGAGATTGAAAAGAAACTCACCGCCTACAGAAAAGGCTGCAAAATCTGGAACATGCTCATCTTCTGTCAG GGAGGTCCAGGTCATCTCTACCTACTGAAGAACAAAGTGGCCACATTTGCTAAAGTAGAGAAGGAGGAGGGCATGATACA GTTCTGGAAGAGACTCGGCAGATTCATGAGTTTATTAAATCCTGAGCCCAACCTCATTCACATTATGGGCTGCTATGTGCTCGGCAATGCTAATGGAGAAAAG CTTTTTCAAAACCTCAAGAGACTGATGAAACCTCATACTATTGAGTTTAAGTCTCCTCTGGAGCTGTCAGCTCAGG GTAAGGAGATGATCGAAATGTACTTCGACTTCCGCCTCTACCGCTTGTGGAAGAGCCGCCAGCACTCCAAACTTCTCGACTACGATGACCTTCTGTGA
- the nsmfb gene encoding NMDA receptor synaptonuclear signaling and neuronal migration factor isoform X1 has protein sequence MGTAVSKKKNLRNDAISSVAAKVRAARAFGEYLSHTHPENRNGADHLLSDTYIGQDTDSPDISRLNNNNSLQPYSQHALIVKPSQEEVQPGSQSAPLHTSSKRRLSVERSLSSEDQQHQKRAESSLKPARVYTITKERDMLGGQGSEESLELDVLKRTTDPPRTNAPSSLRGSHHRGNSGPTHQHHYGHAPLTQPLQSSGSAHNIRDWGSRRSRSREDCTPDCVACIRPHCQSQRSLDLETSPHGGGKQQKKLERMYSEDRVSSEEREDHGNSWFPKENMFSFQTATTTMQANFRKHLRMVGSRRGKTQTFADRKAKSFSRSWSDPTPVKPDSLHDSRDSGDLQASSGNLDEEDCDDVNWEEERESERAACEDDDFIPPKIMLISSKVPKAEYVPNIIRRDDPSIIPILYDHEHATFDDILEEIEKKLTAYRKGCKIWNMLIFCQGGPGHLYLLKNKVATFAKVEKEEGMIQFWKRLGRFMSLLNPEPNLIHIMGCYVLGNANGEKLFQNLKRLMKPHTIEFKSPLELSAQGKEMIEMYFDFRLYRLWKSRQHSKLLDYDDLL, from the exons ATGGGAACTGCCGTATCCAAGAAGAAGAATTTAAGAAATGATGCGATTTCTTCTGTTGCCGCAAAAGTTAG AGCAGCTCGAGCATTTGGAGAGtatctttctcacacacaccctGAGAACCGCAACGGAGCAG ATCATTTGCTGTCTGACACCTACATTGGTCAAGACACAGATTCCCCTGACATCAGCCGACTGAACAACAATAACAGCCTCCAGCCATATTCCCAACACGCTCTCATAGTCAAGCCCAGTCAAGAAGAGGTTCAGCCAGGCAGCCAGTCTGCTCCCCTTCATACCAGTTCCAAGCGTCGTCTCTCCGTAGAACGCAGCCTTTCTTCTGAGGACCAGCAGCACCAAAAACGTGCAGAGAGCTCTTTGAAGCCAGCACGTGTCTACACCATTACCAAGGAGCGAGATATGCTCGGGGGCCAGGGAAGCGAGGAGAGCCTGGAGCTAGACGTGCTGAAGAGGACAACAGACCCCCCAAGAACAAATGCTCCCTCCAGTTTACGTGGCAGCCACCATCGTGGAAACAGTGGCCCCACCCACCAGCATCACTATGGCCATGCACCTCTGACCCAACCTTTGCAGAGCTCAGGAAGTGCCCATAACATTCGGGACTGGGGGTCGAGACGAAGCAGGTCTAGAGAGGACTGCACGCCTGATTGTGTTGCCTGTATTCGACCACACTGCCAGAGCCAGCGCTCTCTGGACCTTGAGACATCACCTCACGGTGGTGGCAAACAGCAGAAAAAGCTGGAGAGAATGTACAGCGAGGACCGCGTGTCCTCTGAAGAACGAG AGGATCATGGGAACAGCTGGTTCCCTAAAGAGAACATGTTCAGCTTTCAGACTGCGACCACCACCATGCAAGC AAACTTCCGGAAACATTTGAGGATGGTGGGCAGCAGGAGGGGGAAGACCCAGA CATTTGCTGATCGCAAAGCGAAGAGTTTCAGCCGTTCCTGGAGTGACCCCACACCCGTCAAGCCTGACTCTCTCCATGACTCCAGAGACA GTGGAGACCTCCAGGCGTCGTCTGGCAATCTGGATGAAGAAGACTGTGATGATGTCAACtgggaggaagagagagagtcggaAAGAGCAGCCTGCGAGGACGATGACTTCATCCCACCAAAAATCATG CTAATTTCATCAAAAGTACCAAAGGCAGAGTACGTTCCCAACATCATCCGCCGGGATGACCCCTCAATAATCCCCATTCTCTAT GATCATGAACACGCCACCTTCGATGATATACTAG AAGAGATTGAAAAGAAACTCACCGCCTACAGAAAAGGCTGCAAAATCTGGAACATGCTCATCTTCTGTCAG GGAGGTCCAGGTCATCTCTACCTACTGAAGAACAAAGTGGCCACATTTGCTAAAGTAGAGAAGGAGGAGGGCATGATACA GTTCTGGAAGAGACTCGGCAGATTCATGAGTTTATTAAATCCTGAGCCCAACCTCATTCACATTATGGGCTGCTATGTGCTCGGCAATGCTAATGGAGAAAAG CTTTTTCAAAACCTCAAGAGACTGATGAAACCTCATACTATTGAGTTTAAGTCTCCTCTGGAGCTGTCAGCTCAGG GTAAGGAGATGATCGAAATGTACTTCGACTTCCGCCTCTACCGCTTGTGGAAGAGCCGCCAGCACTCCAAACTTCTCGACTACGATGACCTTCTGTGA